In Alteromonas sp. RKMC-009, the genomic stretch TGAGGTTGAAGTCAGCGACTAACGTAACCACATTACAGGAAATCTGATAACAGGAGCTTTAATAATGGCAACGACAGAAACTGCGACACTCGGCGGAGGATGCTTCTGGTGTATTGAATCGGCATTCAACAGTGTGGAAGGCGTAATAAGCGCTATTTCCGGATATGCCGGCGGACACGTTGAAAATCCTTCCTATGAGGCCGTTTGTAAAAAAGATACCGGGCATGCTGAAGTCGTGCGGGTTGAATTTGATCCGGCCAGCATTTCTTACCGTGAAATCCTCGAAATATTCTTTGCTTTGCATAATCCCACGCAAGTTGACCGTCAGGGGAACGACACTGGCCCGCAATATCGCAGCGCAATCTTTTATCATTCCGAAAGCCAGCGGGATGAGGCACAGAAAATTATTCAGGAAATTAATGACGATCAGATCTGGCCGGACCCCGTCGTCACTGAGGTAACGGAAGTTAATAATTACTATCCGGCAGAAGACTACCACCAGAATTACTTTAAAAATAATCCGCAGAATCAATACTGCGCCATGGTAGTGGCACCTAAGCTGGCTAAGTTTAAAAAGACGTTTGCTGCCAGATTGCGTTAACTCTGCATCCCGGCACATTCATTTATCAGGCAGCCTTCAGGGCTGCTTTTTTTTGCACAATTTACAGATGTCTGCATGTTTTTCTTACCCGCCTGCCGTTTTGCCTCTGTCACGATCCGTTAAAAATCCTCTGCAGCCCGCTTTCTAAAAGGCGAAAAGAGAAAAATGTTACAGCCGGTACGTGGTTTGCAGCTGTTAATTCACTAACTTAAAGGCTGCCCGCTCAGAGAGTCTGCAGCCGTAAACGACTAAAGCAGGAGAAATCATGAGTAAGAGTAATGTTGCTGCATTTACTGCACCGGGTATGAAAAAAGACGCTGCTAAAAAAGCTGTTGCTGTGCTTGAACAACGTCTGGTGGCACTGCTGGATTTACAGCTTACACTGAAGCATATTCACTGGAACGTGGTTGGCCCGAATTTTATCGGTGTGCATGAAATGCTGGACCCGCAGGTCGATGCCGTGCGCGATATGACAGATACCATTGCAGAACGGATTGCTACCCTTGGCGGAGTACCTCACGGTACGCCTAAAGCGATTGTTGAAGGTCGTTCATGGGACGATTACAAGATTGGCAAAGCACTGGTCACTGATCACCTGGTAGCGCTGGATGCCGTGTACAATGGCGTAAATGGCGACCACCGTAAGGCTATTGAAGAACTGGAAGAGCTGGATCCTGTATCAGAAGATATGATTACCGGCCAGCTGGCTGACCTTGAACAATTCCAGTGGTTCGTAAGAGCGCACATTGAATCTGCCAGTGGTGAACTGAAAAGTTAAAAAGCTTAAACACGTTGGACTTATTAATCAGGGTAGTGCCGCAGGACGCGGTACTGCTTTTTTATTTGTTACTCAGTTAAACCATGCCGGATCTAACGGTAACGAAAACAGCAAAGGTGCCATCGCTTCATAACGGGCTTTGTTACTATCACACTGAATGTTCTTCAGATAGTTTTCCTTCCAGGGATCGTTAACCAGATAAAGTGTGTCTCCCAGAACCGTTAAACCTTCTATGGATGCATTGTCCATCCGCTCTTCCGAACTGCAGTTATCACCTGATGCCGGAGCGGTGAAATGTAACGGGATGCGTTTTGTTTCTTTTTCAGGATCAGTACTGATCACCCACAATTCATTATCATTACGCGCAGAAGCCAGCAAGTAACCCTGTTCACCTTCCCCGGTATACCATGCCAGACCATTCAGGGGATGATTTCCGCTATCAAAAACAGGTACAGCGAGTCCGGGATCCTCCACCGGCGCAAAATCTGTGGTATCCCAGAAGTCGTCATTCAGGGTTAATGAAAAGATACGGGGCTGTCCCGCTGCGTCCTTTTCCAGTCCGAGATACAGAGTGTTATCTGCGCTCATCGCCAGTCCCTCAATGCCGTCGTTGGGATAGTCCCCCACTTTCAGAGACAGCGGAAATTGCAGCGGCCTGACACCTGTCATTGTGGTGCCGAACTCATGGCGCTCAAGCCGCACCAGCAATGACGGATAATCTGTCGAACCGGTATTCTGATAACGCTGCTGGCATCGTACCGACAATGCGCCGGTGCGGGTGGCATCTTCGGTTACGGTATAGAAAACGCCTGGCTGAGCGGGATCAGCGACCAGCGCCTCAAGATCAGGCGCATCTGCAAGATAACCTGAAAAACAACTGCGTCTGACAGTAGTGCCAATACGCATTTTTTCTTCATCACTGGTTACCGTGGCTGTTTGAGGGTCAATAAAATGCAACCGGCGCTGCATATCAGTGCCGGCACTGGCATCAGACAAGGACACCAATTTTCCTTCCCACACGGTAAGGGCAGATGTTTGCGGATCGGCCATTACATTCCCGCTTTCATCTTTTATCCACGTGCCCTTAGCCTCCATCGAGGTGACTTTAGTAGCCGTGGTGACTTCAACTTGCTCCGGCGCTTCGCTGCATGCACCCAGTGCAAATACCGCCACACCGGCCAGGCCAATAATTTGTTTCATTCTTTTCCTTTAACCCGTTGAAGAATTGCGAAATAATTTAAAACGTTTATGAGTATATCACTGTAAGAAACTCACCCGCGAATCTCATCAAAACACAGGAGCTTTACATCGTCATGTCATCTTTACCACTGGTAGTGGCGGGGCCGGTTCTCAGGCACACCCACTCACAGGGCTTCACACTTTGGCTTGTTACCAGTGAACGGGTTGATGCACAACTGATATGTAATCAGCAGCAGACAGAATGCGCTCAGCATACTGTACAGGCCGGTGAACGGGCCTTCGTGACTTTGCTGGAAGCCAACCTGGCTTCACCACTCACCGCCGGCAGTTTAAACGAATACGAACTGCGGTTTGCATCGCAGGACCAGCAAAGTCAGTGGGATAATGAAAAGCAAACAGTGCTGTTTGAAGGGCAATCAGCCCTGTCTTTTTACTGGCAACCGGCACTGACAAACGTATTACACGGCTCCTGCCGGAAACCACATCATGATGAAAAAGATGCCCTTACCCGTGTTCACGGATTAATTGAAGAGGAATTCAAAGGCGGTGTCTGCCGGCCGGACATGCTGCTGCTGACAGGGGATCAGGTATACAGCGACGATGTCGCCGGTCCAATGCTTCAGGCGATACAACAAGTCATTACTGCGCTGGGGCTTTTCGGTGAATCCCTTGAAGGCGCAGTGGTGGACCACAGTGATGCACTGGCCTCTCACTCACTGAATTACTATCAGCGGGACGAAATCCTCCCCAAAATAGCCATGAACACGGCACTGTCGAAGCTATTTTTCGGCGCCAAGAAAAAACCGGTGTTTACTTCAGTGAATGCAAAAAACCATTTGATTTCATTTTCAGAAATCATGGCCATGTATATCCTGGTGTGGTCGCCGGCGATGTGGCGCGACATCAAATTTTCAGACAGTGACATCCCTGAACCCTACAAAGCTCAGTTTAATCAGGAACTTACAGTGATTCAGGCTTTCGCAGCCACCTTGCCGGAAGTACGCCGTTCCCTGGCACACCTGCCGGTCTATATGATATTCGATGATCACGACGTGACCGATGACTGGAATCTGACCCGTGGATGGGAGCAGGAAGTGTATGGTCACCCCCTGTCAAAACGTATGGTGGGCAATGCACTGATGGGTTACTGGCTTTGCCAGGGCTGGGGTAACCAGCCGGATAAGTTTACAGACATTCTGGAAACTGCTGCCGGCGTTTTCACTCCCGCCGGCCTGAATGAACATGATGCTTTCATTGATACGCTGCTGGATTTTGAAGAATGGCACTACACCCTGGAGACGTCACCGCCGGTGTATGTGATGGATACCCGAACCCGCCGGTGGCGCTCTGAGTCCAGTCTGAATAAGCCATCCGGTTTGATGGACTGGGAAGCACTTTGCGAATTCCAGCAGGCATTAATTGGAAAGGAAGCGGTGATTGTGGTGTCTGCCGCACCCATTTACGGCGTAAAGATGATTGAAGCCATCCAGAAAGTATTTACGTTTTTTGGCAAAGCCCTCACCGTAGATGCGGAAAACTGGATGGCCCACCGTGGCACGGCAAATGTCATTCTGAATATTTTCCGCCATTATAAAACGCCGCCGGAATTTATTATTTTGTCCGGCGATGTGCACTACTCTTTCGTGTATGATGTGCGCCTGCGGTTCCGCCGGAACAGCCCCCATATCACCCAGTTTACCTGCAGCGGTATTAAAAATGCGTTTCCTGAAGGACTATTGCGCTGGCTGGAAAGATTAAACCGGTGGTTTTATGGTCATAAATCGCCGCTTAACGTGTTTACACGGCGCCGGAATATGTCGGTGAGATCGCGCTCTCCCGGTGGCATCGACGGTAAAACCTTGTTGAACCGCTCTGCAATCGGCCAGCTTGTTTTACACAAGAATGACACCACTGTAATTTGCAAAGCGTTGTGCAGTAACGGGGATACGGTAGAATTCCCGCCCCGGAAAGAAGAATAGAGGTAAAAGAATGAGCGATGAAGCCCTGTCCATCGGTTTGTTTTATGGTTCCACCACCTGTTATACCGAAATGGCAGCCGAAAAAATTCAGGCTCAGCTGAACAGTATTTTTGATGCGCAGGTCGTCAGCGTTTTTAATATCAAAGATACTGCGCTGCAACAGGCAGAAGCTTTCGACATTCTTATATTCGGCATCTCCACCTGGGACTTTGGTGAGCTGCAGGAAGACTGGGAGTCCAGTTGGGAAGACGTGCACAAGCTGAACCTGGCCGGTAAAACTGTTGCCCTGTTCGGACTGGGTGATCAGTTCGGCTATGCCGACTGGTTCCAGGATGCGCTGGGCATGCTGCACGAAGCCCTTGAGCCGTCAGGTTGCCGCTTTATCGGTTTCTGGCCCAATCAGGGCTATGAGTTTGCCGAATCAAAGGGACTGACGGAAGATAAGTCACAATTCGTCGGCCTTAGCCTCGACGATGAAAATCAATTTGATCAAACCGATGAGCGCATCAACACCTGGTGCCTTCAGCTGTTAGATGAACTCGCCGGCTAACGCCTCTTCAGGCAGACTCCACCGCGAGTTCTACCGCAACGGTCCATCCCACCGCGACGGTGCGGACGTCAGCTTTAATGACATCCGCAAGTTATTTAATTTCTCTGCAATTACCATTGGCAAATGGGTCACGGCTGAAGAACAGCAGCTTGCTGCCAATTTGTTCTTCGATGCCCTGTACGATCTGATCGAAATATTACAAATAAACGAACAGGTGATCTCGCTGAACGGCACATTATCACTGGCGTTTGGCAGTGGCGGCCAGAAACACGCCAGCGCCCACTATAACAGTGCTAAGCGGCAACTGGCTCTGGCAAAGAACGCCGGTGGCGGCGCACTTGCGCACGAATGGTTTCATGCCTTCGATCACTACATTGCATCCCGCGTTTTTAGCGATCTGCCGCCGGGATCATTTGCTTCCAAAGCCTGGCTGGACAGCGCGCCAATGCGTGCTCACCCCTTGAATGATAAGCTCTGCGAGTGTTTTCAGGTTATGTTTCTGAACGATCAAAAAGCCCCGAATGATTATCTTTTGCGATCAATAGAGGCTGATCGCGCGTTAAAAATGTATTACTATGCTATGCCACAAGAGATGGCGGCGCGGGCATTCGAAGCTTGTATTCAGGATCATCCCGTGAAGAATGCGTTTCTTGTGCAGGGAACAAAAAAGTCTGCTGAGGCTAGACTTGGTATTTATCCTCATGGTAATTTGCGTAAACAGCTTAATGATGCATTAATGTTGTATTTTTACCAGTTGGGTAAGGCCCTGACTAAAAAATCATCGTAATAATATAACTCACCGGTGATTTTGGCTAAAAAGCCAGCAACAAGTGTTAAGAATGGTGTCTGTTTATTACAAAATGCTACCAGTTTTGATAACAAACAGTATACTAGGGTGCTCGAACTTAAAGAGAAGAATGACTACGAGATGAAAAGAAAAAAGCATACCAGTGCCGATGACGAGGCTCAGATTGACATGACCCCCATGTTGGACATCGTGTTCATCATGTTGATCTTCTTCATTGTTACCACCTCTTTCGTGAAAGAGAAAGGTCTGGACGTAAACCGTCCTGATGACAGCCAGGCAAACAACAACAAGCCTTCTAAATCATTGTCTATCCGTATTGACGCGAATGGCGTGATCACAATGGGTGGCCGTGAAGTTGATATCCGTCGTGTTGTTGCGAACGCGCAAACGTTCCTTGCAGAAAACAACACTGACTCTGCAGCGATTCAGGCAGAAGAAAATACTGAACACGGTATCGTTGTTGAAGTAATGAACCAGGTTAAAATTGCAGGTATCGAAAAAGTATCTGTTCTGGTGAAAGAATCCTGATCATCAGTATTTCTTTTCTATCAAATTAAAAACGCGGCTTATGCCGCGTTTTTTGCATCAGTATTGTTCAACATACCTTCCTTTGCTGGTGTTGACCGGCCAATTAACATACAATCTTTACGTTATCTTTATTCATGCCTGAAATCATAAAAGGGAAGTATTCGGGCAAGCTTAGCGGAGCGTTTATGCGTCATTTACGTTTAAAACATCTTTTCATCGGATTGTTATTCGGCAGCCAACTGGCCAGTGCCGCGCCTGTGTATCTGAATGAAGCTTTTGATTTCAACGCGTACATCATGGAAAACATGACAGGCACTCAGTCTGATGTAGAGGGTACGCTGGCTGTAGGTGGCGACTTAAACCTGCAGCACTATGGTATTGGTCTCGAACTGCCGGAAAATGGTCAACAAAACACCCTTACAGTGGGCGGCAACGTCACAATGCGGGATGCCCGTATTTACAATGGTGATGCCGTAGCCGGTGGCACCATTGATATCGACAGTTCTGTTGGCCTGTATGGCGTTAATGCAACCAATAATACGCACAGTTTTTATAATGACAGCTCCTTTGATTTCACCAGTATCAATCAGGATCTGCTGACCACGTCATCATTGTGGGGCGCTTTGTCAGACAATGCTACCACCACGGTAACCGGTAACGGCACAGACGTGTGGAGTATCAGCTTTGATGGCAACAGCGATTTTAACGTGTTCTCTATTGATGCCTCGACCCTGTCTGCAGCAAACAAAAGCATTTATCTGAACGTTGATACAGACAGCTACAACATTATCAATGTGACCGGTACAGATGTATCTCTGTTTAATACCGGTTTTTATGGCGCAGACGGCAGTAAGATTGCAGATAATCAGCCGGGGGTTTACCGTCACGACGGTACGTACGCGAATAATGTGTTATTTAACTTTGTTGATGCCACATCACTGACCCTGAACGCCATTGGTTTTAAAGGCAGTATTCTGGCTCCGTTGGCAGACACCGTGTTCTATGACGGGCATATTGATGGCAACTTTATTGTGAAAAGCCTGACATCGCCTGTGGGCACGCTGACAGGCCAGATCAATAACTACCAGTTCGGTAACTTTACAGTCAGCGAGCCTGGTGGCGCGTTGTTTTTCGTCATCCTAATGGCATTTGGTCTCCGTCAGTATTTATTAAAAAGCAAAGCCTTTTAATTCCACAGACGACCCTATCAGTGTTTCGCTGGTTACGCCCTTTCGCGGGGCGGCATACCAGCGAAGCTCAATACCAGCATACGTTGCCTGATACGCCACAGCATGTGAGCGGCTGACATAACCCGCCAGCGACCAGTGATTCCCAAACAGATACTGACCTTCAAGCAGCAACTCACCGTTGACGCCTGACACATTGGTTGACGGTAACACCGTGACTGAGTCCTCAGTTAACGGAAAACGCGGCCCGCCATCCTGTTTGATAGAAGACCAGCCAAGACTGAAACGGCCTCTTAACTGCCACAATTTACCTTCAGCGGTCAGAAGGTCAGTGCTGACCCCGGTACTGAAGAATCCCTGCGGACTGAAATAGCCGCCATGTCCGGCCGTAAAACCGCTTAAATCGTGATCGTACTGCTGCCAGCCGAGATACGGTGCCACGCGGAAATAGTCCAGCCAGTCTTTCTTATCGCCGGATAATTCTCTGCTAACTTCAACCCGCAGGCTCTGCATGGTGTTATCCTTCACCTGCTCCCCGTCAAGCATAGCGGTTTCTGCTGACAAAGATGCTGACCACACATCGTTCAAGGCCACTACACCCAGTCCACGCAGACCTGATTGCATAACACCGCCCCACGCTGCGCTACTGTCACGTGATGAGGTATCAAACCAGGTGCCGGTTTGACTGAGAACACTGTCTTTTCTGCGTTCTCTGTAAGCCAGACCTGATACTAAGAAATCAGCCTGATACCAGGTAGCCCCTAAGGCACCGGTCAGACGGGTAGAGACAGGTTGATCAAGCAGCAAGTACCCGGCCTGACCGTACCAGGTCCAGTCCTGCTCCTGACGGGCTAAGAAAACATCGATGCCCTGCCCGGCCTGCTTTGCCTCACCGGCAAAGTCAGCATCAGACAAGCCAGTCCCAAACCAGCTGCCGGCATCCGGTGTCCCGCTGAACACCTGTTCATGACGCACGCTGACATCGACACGGGTATCTTTATAGACATCAGTGAAGCCGGTATAACCGGCATGCTCGTCAAGATGACCAAGCCCCCTTTCACCGCTACGGTGACGGGCTGATAAGCCGGCATAAACCTGCACATCGCCGGCGGTGGATTCTTTTGCCGGATTTGCATTGTAACGGTCAGCCAGGTCGAACTGTTTTCTCCCGAATGCTTGTCCGCCTTCCTGACTGCTGATAAACGTGGCAATAAAGGGATACTTTGCTGACAGCGGCATCAGCGCTTCGGCATCGTAATCAAAACTATGAATAACGGCAGACTGAACCTCTTCGTCAGCCGGGGAGTCTGCCAGCACAGACAGAAACACCTTCGAAGCGGCCGCTTTATTACCGCTTTCATCCAGTGCCCAGCCGTACAGCATTTCCTGGTCACGGCTGAGAAGGTTACGCTCTTTGAGGGATTCTGCAGCACGGATGCTGGCTGCATAATCTTTCGCTTCCCATGCAGCAGTTTGCTGTGAAGACAATCCGTCACGGCACCATGTTGTTAATTCAGTCGTGGCAGGAGTAGTACAAGCCAGTGCAAGTGCGTCTTCACTGTGTCCCTGCCCGTCCAGGCTCAATACCTCACCGTAACGGTTACCGGTTATCCTGAATAAAGATCCCGAGCGGGTAAACTCACCGGCATCAAAAGCCTGCCAGGCAGCACCGTTTATCAGTGCGGCAACTTGCTGCGGCCATGCATCATAAAGCGCTTGCAACCCGTTAAGATCGTCTGCAGCCATGGCCTGAAAGCTGAGTGCATCCACAGCCGCACCAATGGCATCTTTTTTCTGTCCGGCACTGCCTTCACTGACCAGAGAGAACAGAGTCATGGCTTCGTTATATTGCTGCCTGGCCATGTAAATCCAACCGGTCAGTAACAAGTCCGCGTCATT encodes the following:
- the msrA gene encoding peptide-methionine (S)-S-oxide reductase MsrA is translated as MATTETATLGGGCFWCIESAFNSVEGVISAISGYAGGHVENPSYEAVCKKDTGHAEVVRVEFDPASISYREILEIFFALHNPTQVDRQGNDTGPQYRSAIFYHSESQRDEAQKIIQEINDDQIWPDPVVTEVTEVNNYYPAEDYHQNYFKNNPQNQYCAMVVAPKLAKFKKTFAARLR
- the dps gene encoding DNA starvation/stationary phase protection protein Dps, with translation MSKSNVAAFTAPGMKKDAAKKAVAVLEQRLVALLDLQLTLKHIHWNVVGPNFIGVHEMLDPQVDAVRDMTDTIAERIATLGGVPHGTPKAIVEGRSWDDYKIGKALVTDHLVALDAVYNGVNGDHRKAIEELEELDPVSEDMITGQLADLEQFQWFVRAHIESASGELKS
- a CDS encoding alkaline phosphatase family protein, with the translated sequence MSSLPLVVAGPVLRHTHSQGFTLWLVTSERVDAQLICNQQQTECAQHTVQAGERAFVTLLEANLASPLTAGSLNEYELRFASQDQQSQWDNEKQTVLFEGQSALSFYWQPALTNVLHGSCRKPHHDEKDALTRVHGLIEEEFKGGVCRPDMLLLTGDQVYSDDVAGPMLQAIQQVITALGLFGESLEGAVVDHSDALASHSLNYYQRDEILPKIAMNTALSKLFFGAKKKPVFTSVNAKNHLISFSEIMAMYILVWSPAMWRDIKFSDSDIPEPYKAQFNQELTVIQAFAATLPEVRRSLAHLPVYMIFDDHDVTDDWNLTRGWEQEVYGHPLSKRMVGNALMGYWLCQGWGNQPDKFTDILETAAGVFTPAGLNEHDAFIDTLLDFEEWHYTLETSPPVYVMDTRTRRWRSESSLNKPSGLMDWEALCEFQQALIGKEAVIVVSAAPIYGVKMIEAIQKVFTFFGKALTVDAENWMAHRGTANVILNIFRHYKTPPEFIILSGDVHYSFVYDVRLRFRRNSPHITQFTCSGIKNAFPEGLLRWLERLNRWFYGHKSPLNVFTRRRNMSVRSRSPGGIDGKTLLNRSAIGQLVLHKNDTTVICKALCSNGDTVEFPPRKEE
- the fldB gene encoding flavodoxin FldB; the protein is MSDEALSIGLFYGSTTCYTEMAAEKIQAQLNSIFDAQVVSVFNIKDTALQQAEAFDILIFGISTWDFGELQEDWESSWEDVHKLNLAGKTVALFGLGDQFGYADWFQDALGMLHEALEPSGCRFIGFWPNQGYEFAESKGLTEDKSQFVGLSLDDENQFDQTDERINTWCLQLLDELAG
- a CDS encoding CLCA_X family protein, producing MNSPANASSGRLHREFYRNGPSHRDGADVSFNDIRKLFNFSAITIGKWVTAEEQQLAANLFFDALYDLIEILQINEQVISLNGTLSLAFGSGGQKHASAHYNSAKRQLALAKNAGGGALAHEWFHAFDHYIASRVFSDLPPGSFASKAWLDSAPMRAHPLNDKLCECFQVMFLNDQKAPNDYLLRSIEADRALKMYYYAMPQEMAARAFEACIQDHPVKNAFLVQGTKKSAEARLGIYPHGNLRKQLNDALMLYFYQLGKALTKKSS
- a CDS encoding ExbD/TolR family protein, which gives rise to MKRKKHTSADDEAQIDMTPMLDIVFIMLIFFIVTTSFVKEKGLDVNRPDDSQANNNKPSKSLSIRIDANGVITMGGREVDIRRVVANAQTFLAENNTDSAAIQAEENTEHGIVVEVMNQVKIAGIEKVSVLVKES
- a CDS encoding choice-of-anchor A family protein; its protein translation is MRHLRLKHLFIGLLFGSQLASAAPVYLNEAFDFNAYIMENMTGTQSDVEGTLAVGGDLNLQHYGIGLELPENGQQNTLTVGGNVTMRDARIYNGDAVAGGTIDIDSSVGLYGVNATNNTHSFYNDSSFDFTSINQDLLTTSSLWGALSDNATTTVTGNGTDVWSISFDGNSDFNVFSIDASTLSAANKSIYLNVDTDSYNIINVTGTDVSLFNTGFYGADGSKIADNQPGVYRHDGTYANNVLFNFVDATSLTLNAIGFKGSILAPLADTVFYDGHIDGNFIVKSLTSPVGTLTGQINNYQFGNFTVSEPGGALFFVILMAFGLRQYLLKSKAF
- a CDS encoding cellulose synthase subunit BcsC-related outer membrane protein → MAVKRLSLLTVAVLTTLGLNAPLQAAEAPDLTGVWYHIKHKQVALANAEYQRLQNRYPDWQPEESLKQAISLLNKPVKPVVPVERKKETVKEDPDAVFMGRLAAMKEKQWQRLSVVAVSRAATIANSKRNDADLLLTGWIYMARQQYNEAMTLFSLVSEGSAGQKKDAIGAAVDALSFQAMAADDLNGLQALYDAWPQQVAALINGAAWQAFDAGEFTRSGSLFRITGNRYGEVLSLDGQGHSEDALALACTTPATTELTTWCRDGLSSQQTAAWEAKDYAASIRAAESLKERNLLSRDQEMLYGWALDESGNKAAASKVFLSVLADSPADEEVQSAVIHSFDYDAEALMPLSAKYPFIATFISSQEGGQAFGRKQFDLADRYNANPAKESTAGDVQVYAGLSARHRSGERGLGHLDEHAGYTGFTDVYKDTRVDVSVRHEQVFSGTPDAGSWFGTGLSDADFAGEAKQAGQGIDVFLARQEQDWTWYGQAGYLLLDQPVSTRLTGALGATWYQADFLVSGLAYRERRKDSVLSQTGTWFDTSSRDSSAAWGGVMQSGLRGLGVVALNDVWSASLSAETAMLDGEQVKDNTMQSLRVEVSRELSGDKKDWLDYFRVAPYLGWQQYDHDLSGFTAGHGGYFSPQGFFSTGVSTDLLTAEGKLWQLRGRFSLGWSSIKQDGGPRFPLTEDSVTVLPSTNVSGVNGELLLEGQYLFGNHWSLAGYVSRSHAVAYQATYAGIELRWYAAPRKGVTSETLIGSSVELKGFAF